A genomic segment from Halomicroarcula saliterrae encodes:
- a CDS encoding DUF5781 family protein has protein sequence MNVHVQGGPAEPFLGARNLFSTEYDLDRPVTVQVRADPDERTRVSHDAAGHRLTISRQAATSAMARELALHEFAHMHHNERGHPSHTQSTKEAIYLALAGHSVEQRKLTHCYQIANHMKDIYADDVWMALVSGEKLVAFLEASLAAAVSDRPGGQPGWTQLTPAADPDITAVNAAFALALVERHDLVSEGHMLYDLAHAAAQDADGIDLAEFKAYFAGLSPDPDESEFRKALVDVTRAYATAGSGPAAD, from the coding sequence ATGAACGTACACGTACAGGGCGGACCGGCCGAACCGTTTCTCGGAGCGCGGAACCTCTTTTCGACCGAGTACGACCTCGACCGACCGGTGACGGTACAGGTGCGAGCGGACCCGGACGAGCGCACGCGCGTCAGCCACGACGCGGCGGGCCACCGGCTGACCATCTCCCGGCAGGCGGCCACGAGCGCGATGGCCCGCGAACTCGCCCTCCACGAGTTCGCCCACATGCACCACAACGAGCGGGGCCACCCCTCGCACACGCAGTCGACGAAAGAAGCCATCTACCTCGCGCTGGCCGGCCACAGCGTCGAGCAGCGCAAGCTCACCCACTGCTACCAGATCGCCAACCACATGAAGGACATCTACGCCGACGACGTCTGGATGGCGCTGGTCTCGGGCGAGAAGCTGGTGGCCTTTCTGGAGGCGAGCCTCGCGGCCGCCGTCTCGGACCGCCCGGGCGGCCAGCCCGGCTGGACCCAACTCACGCCCGCCGCCGACCCCGACATCACCGCGGTCAACGCCGCCTTCGCGCTGGCGCTCGTCGAGCGCCACGACCTCGTGAGCGAGGGCCACATGCTGTACGACCTCGCCCACGCGGCCGCACAGGACGCCGACGGTATCGATTTGGCGGAGTTCAAGGCCTACTTCGCCGGCCTCTCGCCGGACCCCGACGAATCGGAGTTCCGGAAGGCGCTGGTCGACGTGACCAGAGCCTACGCGACGGCCGGGAGCGGGCCGGCCGCGGACTAG
- a CDS encoding energy-coupling factor transporter transmembrane component T family protein — translation MLTYRPGETVAHRLDARSKLACQFGFAVAAFAQPTPRRLLALAGLAGVVLLAGRLSPVTVLRGYWFVFVILLLAPLSAALSVTQPWVDPERGVASLLAVSRVALVLVVGAVYVRTTPVRESRAVIQRYVPGRTGQALGVGVALTFRFLPVLRRDLLTVREAIQARGGERRSVVDRAKRIAVVGLARSLSRSDRLSLALRARCFAWNPTPPEMSFGRWDYPVVALGVLLACWPLAGLL, via the coding sequence ATGCTGACCTACCGCCCCGGCGAGACGGTCGCCCACCGGCTTGACGCCCGGTCGAAGCTCGCCTGTCAGTTCGGCTTCGCCGTCGCCGCGTTCGCCCAGCCGACGCCACGCCGACTCCTCGCGCTGGCGGGCCTCGCGGGAGTCGTACTGCTCGCGGGCCGCCTCTCCCCGGTGACCGTCCTCCGGGGGTACTGGTTCGTCTTCGTCATCCTCCTGCTGGCACCGCTGTCCGCGGCGCTGTCGGTGACACAGCCGTGGGTCGACCCGGAGAGAGGGGTCGCGTCGCTGTTGGCCGTCTCGCGCGTCGCGCTGGTGCTGGTCGTCGGCGCGGTGTACGTCAGGACGACGCCGGTTCGGGAGAGCCGGGCGGTCATCCAGCGCTACGTTCCCGGCCGGACGGGACAGGCACTGGGCGTCGGCGTGGCGCTGACGTTTCGCTTCCTGCCCGTCCTCCGACGGGACCTGCTGACGGTGCGGGAGGCCATCCAGGCCCGCGGGGGCGAGCGTCGCTCGGTCGTCGACCGCGCGAAGCGAATCGCCGTCGTCGGGCTGGCGCGGTCGCTCTCGCGGTCGGACCGGCTCTCGCTCGCGCTCCGAGCCCGCTGTTTCGCCTGGAACCCCACCCCGCCCGAGATGTCATTCGGTCGGTGGGACTATCCGGTGGTGGCGCTGGGCGTCCTGCTCGCGTGCTGGCCGCTGGCGGGCCTGCTCTAG
- a CDS encoding elongation factor EF-2 yields MGRRKKIVQECETLMSDPEHIRNIAIAAHVDHGKTTLTDNLLAGAGMISDDTAGEQLAMDTEEDEQERGITIDAANVSMTHEYEDQNHLINLIDTPGHVDFGGDVTRAMRAVDGALVVVDAVEGAMPQTETVLRQALREGVKPTLFINKVDRLISELQEGPEEMQNRLLNVIDDVNELIRGMTEEMDDIEDWTVSVEEGTVGFGSALYKWGVSMPSMQRTGIDFGEIMELERADKRQELHERSPLSDVVLDMVCEHFPNPVDAQPMRVPRIWRGDAESDLADDMRLVNEDGEVVLMVTDIGVDPHAGEIAAGRVFSGTLEKGQELYVSGTAGKNRIQSVGIYMGGEREEVDHVPAGNIAAVTGLKDAIAGSTVSSVEMTPFESIEHISEPVITKSVEAQNMDDLPNLIKTLQQVAKEDPTIQIEINEDTGEHLISGQGELHLEVIGQRIERNQGIPINTGEPIVVYREAVQSQSREVEGRSPNNHNRFYITVEPLSEDIVETIKMGEASMDMPELERREALQEAGMDKDDSQNIEHIHGTNILLDETKGIQHLNETMELVIEGLEEALDDGPLAAEPVQGSLLRLHDARLHEDAIHRGPAQVIPAVREAVHNALIDADIKLLEPIQQVRIDVPNDHMGAASGEIQGRRGRVDDMYQEGDLMVVEGVAPVDEMIGFSSDIRSATEGRASWNTENAGFQVMADNLQPEKITEIRERKGMKTELPAAIDYF; encoded by the coding sequence ATGGGCCGACGCAAAAAGATCGTACAAGAATGTGAGACACTGATGAGCGACCCGGAGCACATCCGGAACATCGCCATCGCGGCTCACGTCGACCACGGTAAGACGACGCTGACGGACAACCTGCTCGCTGGGGCAGGCATGATCTCCGACGACACGGCCGGCGAACAGTTGGCCATGGACACGGAGGAAGACGAGCAGGAACGCGGGATCACCATCGACGCGGCCAACGTCTCGATGACCCACGAGTACGAGGACCAGAACCACCTCATCAACCTCATCGACACCCCCGGCCACGTCGACTTCGGCGGCGACGTGACCCGGGCGATGCGTGCCGTCGACGGCGCGCTCGTTGTGGTCGACGCGGTCGAGGGCGCGATGCCCCAGACCGAGACGGTGCTCCGGCAGGCCCTGCGCGAGGGCGTCAAGCCGACGCTGTTCATCAACAAGGTCGACCGCCTCATCTCCGAGCTTCAGGAAGGCCCCGAAGAGATGCAGAACCGACTCCTCAACGTCATCGACGACGTCAACGAGCTCATCCGCGGGATGACCGAGGAGATGGACGACATCGAGGACTGGACGGTCTCCGTCGAGGAAGGCACCGTCGGCTTCGGCTCCGCGCTGTACAAGTGGGGCGTCTCGATGCCGTCGATGCAGCGCACCGGTATCGACTTCGGCGAGATCATGGAGCTCGAACGCGCCGACAAGCGCCAGGAGCTCCACGAGCGCTCCCCGCTGTCGGACGTCGTGCTGGACATGGTGTGTGAGCACTTCCCGAACCCCGTCGACGCCCAGCCGATGCGCGTTCCGCGCATCTGGCGTGGCGACGCCGAGTCCGACCTCGCGGACGACATGCGGCTGGTCAACGAGGACGGCGAAGTCGTCCTGATGGTCACCGACATCGGTGTCGACCCCCACGCCGGCGAGATCGCCGCCGGGCGTGTCTTCTCCGGGACGCTGGAGAAGGGTCAGGAGCTGTACGTCTCCGGGACTGCGGGCAAGAACCGCATCCAGAGCGTCGGCATCTACATGGGTGGCGAGCGCGAGGAAGTGGACCACGTCCCCGCCGGGAACATCGCCGCCGTCACCGGCCTCAAGGACGCCATCGCCGGTTCCACCGTCTCCTCGGTCGAGATGACTCCCTTCGAGTCCATCGAGCACATCTCGGAGCCCGTCATCACGAAGTCCGTCGAGGCACAGAACATGGACGACCTGCCGAACCTCATCAAGACGCTCCAGCAGGTCGCCAAAGAGGACCCGACCATCCAGATCGAGATCAACGAGGACACCGGCGAACACCTCATCTCCGGGCAGGGTGAGCTCCACCTGGAGGTCATCGGTCAGCGTATCGAGCGCAACCAGGGCATCCCGATCAACACCGGTGAGCCGATCGTCGTCTACCGCGAAGCGGTACAGAGTCAGTCCCGCGAGGTCGAGGGCCGCTCGCCGAACAACCACAACCGGTTCTACATCACCGTCGAACCGCTCAGCGAGGACATCGTCGAGACCATCAAGATGGGCGAAGCGTCCATGGACATGCCCGAACTGGAGCGCCGCGAGGCGCTGCAGGAGGCCGGCATGGACAAGGACGACTCCCAGAACATCGAGCACATCCACGGCACGAACATCCTGCTCGACGAGACGAAGGGTATCCAGCACCTCAACGAGACGATGGAGCTCGTCATCGAGGGGCTCGAAGAGGCCCTCGACGACGGCCCGCTGGCCGCCGAGCCGGTGCAGGGGTCGCTCCTGCGCCTCCACGACGCCCGACTCCACGAGGACGCCATCCACCGCGGTCCGGCACAGGTCATCCCCGCCGTTCGGGAGGCCGTCCACAACGCCCTCATCGACGCCGACATCAAGCTGCTGGAGCCGATTCAGCAGGTCCGTATCGACGTGCCCAACGACCACATGGGCGCGGCGTCCGGCGAGATTCAGGGCCGACGTGGCCGCGTCGACGACATGTACCAGGAGGGTGACCTCATGGTCGTCGAGGGCGTCGCGCCCGTCGACGAGATGATCGGCTTCTCCAGCGACATCCGCAGCGCGACCGAGGGTCGCGCCTCCTGGAACACCGAGAACGCCGGCTTCCAGGTCATGGCCGACAACCTCCAGCCGGAGAAGATCACGGAGATCCGAGAGCGCAAGGGCATGAAGACGGAGCTGCCCGCCGCTATCGACTACTTCTAA
- a CDS encoding GIDE domain-containing protein, with product MITTVDALVYGALAVVLLPALAFVLALLRYFRLSRSLRHAGRVMGVRWWDTSPILLVCGVVVVVYVVGDPPVEGEPGRAWFLLSAALLLMGGLGAALALGYLDEYRELSGGTEAAGSAGEGPTVLTGEATVHEGQVRGALSDEPALVTTLRVTEPRGSPLRRVTAERHYERVDARFALDDGTGTVVVAPSDGAVRLWGPNEAHSPVTVVQTPEETHASTVEAVCDRLGLDADRERTYTERRLTPGTDVTVLGTVSRDPTVRYPLVDDGERRLVVFLGDIDAVRSAVAGRARFGTALGLLGLAVGVPGTLVTAGVL from the coding sequence GTGATTACCACGGTCGACGCGCTCGTTTACGGCGCCCTCGCCGTCGTGTTGCTGCCGGCTCTGGCGTTCGTACTGGCCCTGTTGCGGTACTTCCGTCTCAGTCGGAGTCTGCGCCACGCCGGCCGAGTAATGGGAGTCCGATGGTGGGACACCAGCCCGATACTGCTGGTCTGTGGGGTTGTCGTGGTCGTCTACGTGGTCGGTGACCCGCCCGTCGAGGGGGAGCCGGGACGCGCGTGGTTCCTGCTCTCGGCGGCCCTGTTGCTGATGGGCGGCCTCGGCGCGGCGCTGGCGCTGGGGTACCTCGACGAGTACCGGGAGCTGTCAGGCGGTACCGAGGCCGCCGGGAGCGCCGGAGAGGGACCGACCGTGCTCACCGGCGAGGCGACCGTCCACGAGGGGCAGGTTCGGGGGGCGCTGTCCGACGAGCCGGCGCTGGTCACGACCCTGCGGGTGACGGAGCCGCGCGGGAGCCCGCTCCGGCGGGTCACCGCGGAACGGCACTACGAGCGGGTCGACGCCCGGTTCGCGCTCGACGACGGCACCGGCACCGTGGTGGTGGCACCGAGCGACGGCGCCGTCCGGCTCTGGGGGCCCAACGAGGCGCACTCACCGGTGACAGTCGTCCAGACGCCCGAGGAGACACACGCGTCGACCGTCGAGGCCGTCTGTGACCGGCTCGGCCTCGACGCGGACCGTGAGCGGACGTACACGGAGCGTCGACTCACCCCCGGTACCGACGTGACCGTCCTGGGAACCGTCAGCCGGGACCCGACGGTCCGGTACCCCCTCGTCGACGACGGGGAGCGCCGGCTAGTGGTGTTTCTCGGTGATATCGACGCGGTCCGGTCGGCCGTCGCCGGCCGCGCCCGGTTCGGGACCGCGCTCGGTCTCCTCGGCCTCGCCGTCGGCGTTCCCGGGACGCTGGTGACCGCCGGCGTCCTGTAG